From the genome of Equus quagga isolate Etosha38 unplaced genomic scaffold, UCLA_HA_Equagga_1.0 72278_RagTag, whole genome shotgun sequence, one region includes:
- the LOC124234167 gene encoding patr class I histocompatibility antigen, B-2 alpha chain-like: MRYFHTAVSRPGRGEPRFLTVGYVDDTQFVRFDSDAENPKKEPRAPWMKQEGPEYWERETRISKDNAQTYRVNLNTLRGYYNQSEAGSHTLQRMYGCDVGPDGGLLRGYSQYAYDGADYLALNEDLRSWTAADAAAQITRRKWETAGVAERFRNYVEGTCVEWLLRYLKNGKETLQRADPPKTHVTHHPISDREVTLRCWALGFYPAEITLTWQRDGEDLTQDTEFVATRPAGDRTFQKWAAVVVPSGEEQRYTCHVQHEGLPEPVTRRWEPPPQSTILIVGIIVGLVLLGAVVAGAVIWRKKRSGEKRGIYVQAANSDSAQGSDASLPQKV, encoded by the exons aTGAGGTATTTCCACACCGCCGTGTCCCGGCCCGGCCGCGGGGAGCCCCGCTTCCTCACCGTCGGCTACGTGGACGACACGCAGTTCGTGCGGTTCGACAGCGACGCCGAGAATCCGAAGAAGGAGCCGCGGGCGCCGTGGATGAAGCAGGAGGGGCCGGAGTATTGGGAGCGGGAGACGCGGATCTCCAAGGACAACGCACAGACTTACCGAGTGAACCTGAACACCCTGCGCGGCTACTACAACCAGAGCGAGGCCG GGTCTCACACCCTCCAGAGGATGTATGGCTGCGACGTGGGGCCGGACGGGGGCCTCCTCCGCGGGTACAGTCAGTACGCCTACGACGGCGCCGATTACCTCGCCCTGAACGAGGACCTGCGCTCCTGGACCGCGGCGGACGCGGCGGCTCAGATCACCCGGCGCAAGTGGGAGACGGCGGGTGTGGCGGAGCGCTTCAGGAACTACGTGGAGGGCACCTGCGTGGAGTGGCTCCTCAGATACCTGAAGAACGGGAAGGAGACGCTGCAGCGCGCGG ACCCGCCAAAGACACATGTGACCCACCACCCCATCTCTGACCGTGAGGTCACCCtgaggtgctgggccctgggcttctaCCCTGCGGAGATCACCCTGACCTGGCAGCGTGACGGGGAGGACCTGACCCAGGACACGGAGTTTGTGGCGACCAGGCCTGCAGGGGATCGAACCTTCCAGAAGTGGGCAGCTGTAGTGGTGCcttctggagaggagcagagatacaCGTGCCATGTGCAGCACGAGGGGCTGCCTGAGCCCGTCACCCGGAGATGGG agccGCCTCCTCAGTCCACCATCCTCATCGTGGGCATCATTGTTGGCCTGGTTCTCCTTGGAGCTGTGGTGGCTGGAGCTGTGATCTGGAGGAAGAAGCGCTCAG GTGAAAAAAGAGGGATTTACGTGCAGGCTGCAA ACAGTGACAGTGCCCAGGGATCTGATGCGTCTCTCCCACAGAAAG tgtGA